The sequence GGCGGGGCAGCACGCGCTCGAACAAGCGCTCCTTCACGCCCCAGATGCGCTGGGCACGCAGTGCCATGGGCAGGGGCTGTCCTGCGGCCATGGCGTCACGCACGCGCTTCATGGAGCGTATGTCTTCGGCCAGCGTCCAGTGCACCAGCACCTCGGCCGTGCCTTCGGCCTGCAGTCCGTCCAGCATGCGCAGCACCCGGGCCAACTGGCCGGAGAGCACGGCCTCGGACAGCTTGAACACGTCGTAACGCGCCACATTCAACACTGCCTGCTCCACCTGGGCAAAGCCCAGCTCACCGGCGGGGTGGAGCAGACCCAGCTTCTGGATTTCCTGGTGGGCAGCCAGCAGATTGCCTTCCACCCGGTCGGCAAAGAACTGCAACGTGCGCTGCCCTTCCTCGCCCGGCACCACACGCTGGCCTTGCAGCGCCAAACGCTGGGCGATCCAGGTGGGCAGTGCATTGCGCTCTATGGGGTCGACCTGGATGGTGATGCCCTGGGCCTCCAGCGCGCCAAACCAGGCGCCGCTCTTGGTCTGCTTGTCCAGGCGCGGCAGGGTGAGAATGGTCAGCGTGTTTTCGTCCTGCGCAGCTTGCGCAGCGAGTTGCTGGATGGCGGCGCTGCCGTCCTTACCCGGCTTGCCGGAGGGGATGCGAATTTCCACCATCTGCTTGTCGGCAAACAGGGACAGCGAGCCACCTGCTGCCAGCACCGCACTCCAGTCGAAATGCGCACCGGCCACGGTGTAGACGCTGCGCTCCGTATGGCCGGAAGCCCGGGCTGCGGCGCGAATGGCATCGGCCGCCTCCTGCAGCTGCAGCGGCTCATCGCCATGCAGGGTGTAGAGCGGGCGCAACCCTTTTTGCAAATGGGCGCCCAGCTGGTTCAGAGCCAGTTGCATGCTGTGGTGCCGCTCACTCCGCCTTGGGCGGCTGGGCCGATGCCAGGCGGCGTATGACCTGCTGCACCAGGTCGGACTGCATGGTCTGGTAGATCATTTCCGCCTCCTGGTCCTTGGCCAGGGCCAGGGTTTCGTCATAGCTCATGTCGCGCTCCTGCTCCAGCTCGGTGGGGGGCGTCCACTCCAGGCCGTCCGGGCTGTACAGGCGAAACGTCATGCGATAGCGCAGCTGCAGATCGCGCACCTGGCCGGCAGCGTTCTTGCTGACGATGATGCGCTCGCGCCGCTCACCCAGCAACTGCCAGATCACCTGGGCATCCTCCGGCTTGGCGGGTGCCCGCAGCACACGCAGGCGGTCGCTGGCCGTGGCCAGATTGCGCTGCAGATCGCGGGCGAAGGTCGAGCTTGGCGCCGCATTCAGGTAGATGGAGGAAAACGGAAAATCCGGCACCCCGCGTATGCGGAAGCCACAGGCCGAGACCACGGGGGCCAGGGCCATCAGGGAAAGCAGCGTGCGCTTGCGCATGGGTGCTCCTCGTTGCGTCAAACGACGATGTTGACCAGGCGGCCCGGCACCACCACCACCTTCTTCGGTGTGGCGCCCAGGATGAACTTCTGTGCTTCTTCGTTGGCCAGGGCCGCGGCTTCGATCTGCGCCTTGTCGGCCTGGGCCGGCACGCGGATGGAACCGCGCAGCTTGCCGTTGACCTGCAGCATCAGCTCCAGCTCGTCCTGCACCAGGGCAGAGGCGTCCACCTGCGGCCAGGCCGCATCCAGCAGCTCACCTTGCTTGTTGGCATAGCCCAGCTCGCTCCACAGCACATGGGTCAGGTGGGGCGTGGCGGGGTAGAGCACGCGCAGCAAGATACCAAAGCCTTCGATGGCGGCGATCTGGCCGTCGGCCGTGTCGGTAGCCTTGAAGGCCTCCAGCGCGTTGATCATCTTCATCGCGCCCGAGACCACGGTGTTGTACTGCATGCGCTGGTAGTCGTATTCCACCTGCTTGAGCACGGTGTGGATCTCCAGGCGCAGCGCCTTGGCCTCCTTGCCGAACTGCACCTGCGAGAAATCAGTCAGGCCGTTGGTGGCGGCGCTGGCGGCTTCATAGTCCAGCGTCAGCAGCTTGCTGCCGAAGTTGTAGACGCGGCGCAGGAAGCGGTAGCTGCCTTCCACGGCGGCGTCGTTCCACTCCAGCGTCAGCTCGGGCGGCGAGGTGAACATGGTGTACAGGCGGGCCGTGTCGGCGCCGTACTTGCCGATCAGCTCCTGCGGATCGACGCCGTTGTTCTTGGACTTGGACATGGTGCCCACGCCCTCGTAGTCAATGGCGGTGCCCACGGGCAGCATGCCGTCGGCGCTGTCCACTTCGACCTTGAGCTTGGCGCCGATGATCTTGCCCGTCTCGTCAAACACATGCTCCACATCCTTGGGCCAGAAATATTCCTTGGCGCCCTTGGCCGTGCGACGGCTGTAGATGTGGTTGAGCACCATGCCCTGGGTCAGCAGCTTGGAGAAGGGTTCATCGACCTTGACCAGGCCCAGGTCACGCATGACCTTGGTCCAGAAGCGCGCATACAGCAGATGAAGAATCGCGTGCTCGATGCCGCCGATGTACTGGTCCATGGGCATCCAGTAATTGGCTGCGTCCTGGCCCACCATTTGCTCGCTGTTCTTGGCGTCGCAATAGCGCATGAAATACCAGGACGAGTCCACAAAGGTGTCCATGGTGTCGGTCTCGCGGCGTGCGGCCTTGCCGCAGCAGGGGCAGACCACGCCGGCGTGGAATTCCTCGCTCTTGACCAGGGGGTTGCCCGAACCGTCCGGCACCAGGCCTTCGGGCAGCACCACGGGCAGGTCTTTTTCCGGCACGGGCTGGGGGCCGCAGTCCTCGCAATGGATGATGGGGATGGGCGTGCCCCAGTAGCGCTGGCGGCTCACACCCCAGTCGCGCAGACGCCAGGTGGTCTTCAGCTCGCCCAGGCCCTTGCCTGCCAGCAGCTTGGCCACGGCCTGCACCGCGTCCTGGTGGCCCAGGCCGTCGAACTCGCCGGAGGCCATCAGCACACCGCGTTCCTTGTCGCCGTACCAGTCGTGCCACTGCTTGCAGTCGTAGTCGCCCTGGCCTTCCACGGCCACGACCTGCTTGATGGGCAGACCGTACTTGTTGGCAAAGGCAAAGTCGCGCTCGTCATGGGCGGGCACGCCCATCACGGCACCGTCGCCATAGCTCATCAGCACATAGTTGCCGACCCAGACCTCGACCTGTGCACCGGTGATGGGGTGGGTGACGAACAGGCCCGTGGGCATGCCCTCTTTTTCCTTCAGCGCCAGCTCGGCCTCGGTGGTGCCGCCTTTTTTGCATTCTTCAATAAAGGCAGCCAGCGCGGGCTGCGTGGCCGCCGCATGCGTGGCCAGCGGGTGCTCGGGGGCCACGGCGCAGAAGGTGACGCCCATGACGGTGTCGGCACGCGTGGTGAAGACAAACATCTTGCCGTCCTGGATCAGCTGGCCATCTGCACCCTGGATGTCATGGGTGAAGGCAAAGCGCACACCGGCGCTCTTGCCTATCCAGTTCTCCTGCATCAGACGCACCTTGTCGGGCCAGCCGTTCAAGGTTGCTTGCTCACCGCCGACCTGCACATGGTCCAGCAGCTCCTGGGCATAGTGGGTGATGGCCAGGTAGTAGCCGGGGATTTCACGCTTTTCCACGGGAGCGCCGGTGCGCCAGCCACGGCCATCGATCACCTGCTCGTTGGCCAGCACGGTCTGGTCCACCGGGTCCCAGTTCACGACCTGGGTTTTGCGGTAGGCAATGCCTTTTTCCAGCATCTTCAGGAACAGCCACTGGTTCCACTTGTAGTAGTCGGGGTCGCAGGTGGCGAACTCGCGGCTCCAGTCGATGGCCAGGCCCATGGCCTGCATCTGGCCCTTCATGTAGGCGATGTTGTCGTAGGTCCACTGGGCCGGCGGCACCTTGTTCTTCAGCGCCGCGTTCTCGGCCGGCAGGCCGAAGGCATCCCATCCCATGGGCATCAAGACGTTAAAGCCCTTCATGCGCAGCTGGCGCGTGAGCATGTCGTTGATGGTGTAGTTGCGCACATGGCCCATGTGCAGCTTGCCGCTGGGGTAGGGCAGCATGGAGCAGGCGTAGAACTTGGGCTTCGCCTGATCTTCGGTGACGCAGTAAGCGTCCTGGGCATTCCAGTGGCTTTGCGCGGCGCGCTCGACCTCGATGTGGTTGTATTTGTCTTGCATGGAACTTGGGGTGGATGCTGCAGTCACACTACTGCCTTCGCCTGGATTTTAGGCTGCGGGCGGTCCCCCCTTGCTGCACTGGGCGACATGTCCATTCACCCGTCCGCTCTCCGGCCTCTTCCCTCGCCTTTTTCGGGCCCGGGCAAAGCCCTCCTCATTTTTCAATCTTTCATGGCCCGGCAGCCTTGCCTGGGCCCAGGTGGTGTTTGTGAATTTGACTGCGTTTTCCTTCTATACCGAGCTTCAACCCTGGGCCCAGGCGGCCCTGGGCCTGGCCCTGCTGGCCCTGCTGGCCCTGGCCCTGCGCCTGGCCTTGCAACAGGTGTTGTTCCATTTTGTGCGCGCATGGCGCAATGCCCTGCCTGCCATGGGCTGGGCCCAGATCATCTGGCATGACCATGTGCTGCTGCGCATTGCCAAGATCGCGCCCTCGCTGGTGGTGCAGCTGGGCATACGCTGGGTGGAGCATCTGCCGCCCCAGGCCACCCAGACGATTGGCAATATCGCGGCGGCCTTCACCATCTACCACGTGGTGCGCGTCGTGGCCGAGCTGCTCAACGAGATCAATGCCGCCCATGACCGCCATGACGGCCCCAAGGCCACGCGCACCCATTCCATCAAAAGCTATGTGCAGCTGGGCAAGCTGGTGGCCTATATCGTGGGCGTGCTGCTGGTGGTGGCCACCATCATGGATCGCTCCCCCCTGCTGCTGCTGTCCGGCCTGGGTGCGGCCTCGGCGATCTTGATGCTGGTGTTCAAGGACACCATCATGTCGTTTGTGGCCGGCGTGCTGCTGAGCAGCAACGACATGCTGCGCGTGGGTGACTGGATTGAAATGCCCCAGGTGGGGGCCGATGGCTTTGTGGTGGACATTGCCCTGCACACCGTGAAGGTGCAGAACTGGGACAAGACCATGACCACCATCCCGACCTGGCGGCTGATGAGCGACAGCTACAAGAACTGGCGCGGCATGTTCGAGTCTGGCGGCCGCCGCATACGCCGTGCCTTGCCCATCGATGCCCACAGCATCCATGTGCTGACGGACACCGAGCGCCAGCGCCTGGCTGCCCTGCCCCTGCTGCAGGCCTATTGGGACAGCCCGCTCTTTGGCGCCGACCCCAGCCAGTCCAGCAACTTGGCGGCCTTCAAGGCCTATGTCCAGGCCTATCTGGTGGCCCACCCCGGCATCCACAAGGCGCCCAATATGTTCATGCTGGTGCGCACCATGGAGCCCACGCCCATGGGCGTTCCGCTGGAGCTGTTTTGCTATACGGCCACCACGGTCTGGGTGGAGTACGAGGCCATTCAGGGCCAGATTTTTGACCACCTGATGAGCATGCTGCCGCTGTTCGGCCTGTGCCTGTACCAGCGTTCCTCGGACTACAACCAACACTACTCTAGCCCCCCCTGAGCCGCTTCGCGTCTTCCCCCTCTCTGGCACTACGCGCCGGAGGGGGACGGCACCAGCGCGGCGGGGCGGCCCTTGCGCGGTGCCCTGACGAGGGGAGCGCCAGTTTTGTGGCTCCTTTTTATTTAGCCGTCTCCACCGCAATCGGCTGTCCCTGGTCATCGGCCAGGCCCACCAGCAGGGCGCGCCCATCGGGCAGCACGCGGAAGTCACCAAAGCGCGCTTTCTCAAAGCGCTCGCCCTGGCCTTCGGGGAAGAAGTAGGCGTCGGACACCAGCACCCACTGGCCCTTGAGGCGTTTCAGCGGCAGCAGGATTTCACCTGCGCCGGCCAGCTCCCCGGGCTGTGCCAGGCGCAGCACCTGGGCCTGGCCTTGTGCGTCTAGGCTGGCCACCACCGGGGCGGTGGCGGCAAACTGCTGATCTAGGGCCTGCGTCACCTCGTAGGGCAGGTCAAAACGCAGGCTCATATAGTCGCCCTGCATGATGGAGCGCGGGTCCACCGGCACCAGGGGCACCAGAATCGGCTGGCCCTTGGCAATCACCGCCTCCTTGCGCGCCACATCCCAATTCACCAGGCCAAACACCAGGGCCGCGCCCAGCAGCACGCCGATGACGGCATGGCGCTGGCGCAGCGGCCCGCCCTGCACCGCTTCTGCGGCCTTGCCGGGCACGGCAGCGGTATCGACCGCACGGTGCCGCAGCGCGACCCGCACCAGGCCTATGCCCAGCAGCAGGCCCGCGCCCAGCAAGGCCAGGACCAGGCCCTTATAGGCCAGGGGCCAGCCTATCCAGTAGTAAAACTGCCCCAGCAGCCACAGCGCGCCCACGGCACACAGGGCCAGCATGCGCCAGCGCGCACCGGCCACGGCAGCGGCCGCAATCACGGCCAGCACGGCCACCGAGGCACTGAACCAAGCGCACACCGCCAGGCCCAGGCCGGCAATCACCAACAGCGCCGCCAGCTCCGGCGTCAGCCGACCGACCTGGTGCCAGTGCCATAACAAGCCGGCCAGGGCCAGCAGGGTCAACACCACCGATGCCAGCGACCACAGCCACCAGTCGCCCAGCAGCTCGGGCATGCCTCTGAGCATCTCCCAGGCGAGGGAATGCCCCCCGCCGCCCAGCAGCACGGCCACCAGCCCCACGGCAACGGCATCAACAAACACCGCCCAGCCCAGGGCCTGCGCCCGTGCAGCCCAGCGCGGCTCGCACAGCACCCAGGCGGCCCAGGCCAGGGCCAGCAGCACCGCAGCGGGGTGCAGCGGCGCCAGCAACAGGCGCTCGCCCATGAGCGCCACCAGGGCGGTATACAGCGCCACACCACAGACCGCGCCCAGAATTTGCCGCATCCACAGCGCGGCCGTCATGGAAGCCGCCAGCACCTGTACCCCGGCCACGACCGCCCCTGCCAGGGCCAGCTCCAGCAGCGCATGCCGCGACCAGCCCACCCAGCCCACGAGGAAAATGCCCAGGCCCGCCCCCAGCAGCACCAGGGCCAGGCAGAGCGAAAAAATCTCGGATGCGCTTTTGATCAGGACCAGCGCTCCCACCATCAGCACCATGCCCAGCACCACGGCGCTACTGCCGTTTTCCAGCAAACGCCACAGATCAAAACCCAGGAACAGCAGGCCGATCAGCAAGGCCGAGCACACCGCAGCACCCACCATGGCCAGGGCGATCACAAACAACGAGGGCTGTTCTGCATCCGGCGGTACATAGGTCGCATCGCCGGCCTCGTCGCTGACCAGGCCCTGGGCCCGTGCCGCCGCCCACCAGGAGGGCGTGTGAGAGAAGAATTTCATGCACCCACCTCTGCTTCAGTCTTCACAGCAGCCTGCGCCTGCACCTGCATGCGCCGCTGCACCGCCATCAGGCCCGTCACCGAACCCCACAATCCGCCCAGCCCCAGCAACAGACACAGCAGGATCAGGCCCATGATGTCCTGCGGCTCGGCCAGGTGCAGCACGGCCGCCATGGCCAGCGCATTGGCCGCCAGGGTGGCCATGCACAGGCTGGGAAAGTCCTGCAAGCGGCCCTTGAAGGACACAAAGGCAATGCCCGCCGTGAGCGCACAGGCCATGGCGAACACCTGGCCCTGGCCCCCATCCAACCAATGCCGCACGCCATAGGTGCACCAGACCAGCAGGCTCAGCCCCAGGCCCAGACGGTGCGAGATACGGCCCAGGCCTTGCGGACTGCGCAGCCAGGGCAGGCAGGAGACCAGCCAGGGCACCAGGGCCAGGCCCAACCACAGCAGCATCTGCGGCAGCACCACGGCCAGAGGCTCGGGGCGGGAGAACCACCAGTCCAGGCCATCGATGCGCCCCTGCCAGCTGGCCAGACCCAGCGCGCCCACGGCCATCCACAGGGTCCACAGCAGATCGCTGCGTGCCAGCAAGGTCCAGATCAGGGACAGCGCGGCCCAGACGGCAAACAGCTGCCAGGCATCGGCGCCGGTCTGGTAGGTCTGGCCCACAAAAGCCAGCAGGCCGCCCAGCACCAAATGGGCGCACAGCAGCGCCGCCAGGCGCGCACGCGGCCACAGGCAGGCGGCCACAATGCTCAGGGCCAGGGCCGCTTCAATCAGCCCCAGCTTGAACATGCGCGTCTGCGCCTGCCAATTGGCAGCAATCCAGAAGATCAGCCCCGAAGCCAGCAGCAAGCCCGCCACCAGCAGCAAGCCCCAACGCAATGCGCGCGCCACCGCCGGCGGCTCGCCGGCCGAAGTGGCCAGCCCATAAAGCTGCGCCCTGCGCGGTGCAGAAAGCCCCGCAAGCGCCTTGTACAAACTTGGATCCATGAAAAATGCGCTCCGTGTTCAGGCCAACCCCTTGGCGGGGCGCCATACCGGTGCACTGTAACCAAGTACATGGCGCTCACGCGGGGTGCCAGGCAAGCCTGGCCTGTCAGACGAATGCGTGAAAGCCAAATCTGCGCCATGCTGGCAACCCCTCACCCCCACCCTCTCCCCGAAGGGGCGAGGGAGTAAGTCCAGGGAGCAAGGTACGAAACCGGTGCAGCCCAAGACCAGGGCTGTCCACAAAGAGCTGGCGCCACCAGCCAAGGACATCGCGCAAGGGCCGCGCCGCTGCGCTGGTGTCGTCCCCCTCCGGCGCAGCCAGAGAGGGGGAAGGCGCGCAGTGCGTAAAACTGGCGCGGTGCGGGCAGTACCCCAAAGTCAGGGCTGCCACGCAAGGGCCGCCCCGCCGCGCTGGCAGCGTCCCCCTGCCCGTGAGCGCAGCGAGCGAGAGCGGGGGGAAGGCGCCGTAGGCGACTCAGGGGGGTGTTGCCGGTTTCTCCGCCACAAACCCAATCCGGCTCAGCCCGCTGGCATGGGCCCAGCCCATGACCTCC comes from Comamonas sp. GB3 AK4-5 and encodes:
- the leuS gene encoding leucine--tRNA ligase — encoded protein: MQDKYNHIEVERAAQSHWNAQDAYCVTEDQAKPKFYACSMLPYPSGKLHMGHVRNYTINDMLTRQLRMKGFNVLMPMGWDAFGLPAENAALKNKVPPAQWTYDNIAYMKGQMQAMGLAIDWSREFATCDPDYYKWNQWLFLKMLEKGIAYRKTQVVNWDPVDQTVLANEQVIDGRGWRTGAPVEKREIPGYYLAITHYAQELLDHVQVGGEQATLNGWPDKVRLMQENWIGKSAGVRFAFTHDIQGADGQLIQDGKMFVFTTRADTVMGVTFCAVAPEHPLATHAAATQPALAAFIEECKKGGTTEAELALKEKEGMPTGLFVTHPITGAQVEVWVGNYVLMSYGDGAVMGVPAHDERDFAFANKYGLPIKQVVAVEGQGDYDCKQWHDWYGDKERGVLMASGEFDGLGHQDAVQAVAKLLAGKGLGELKTTWRLRDWGVSRQRYWGTPIPIIHCEDCGPQPVPEKDLPVVLPEGLVPDGSGNPLVKSEEFHAGVVCPCCGKAARRETDTMDTFVDSSWYFMRYCDAKNSEQMVGQDAANYWMPMDQYIGGIEHAILHLLYARFWTKVMRDLGLVKVDEPFSKLLTQGMVLNHIYSRRTAKGAKEYFWPKDVEHVFDETGKIIGAKLKVEVDSADGMLPVGTAIDYEGVGTMSKSKNNGVDPQELIGKYGADTARLYTMFTSPPELTLEWNDAAVEGSYRFLRRVYNFGSKLLTLDYEAASAATNGLTDFSQVQFGKEAKALRLEIHTVLKQVEYDYQRMQYNTVVSGAMKMINALEAFKATDTADGQIAAIEGFGILLRVLYPATPHLTHVLWSELGYANKQGELLDAAWPQVDASALVQDELELMLQVNGKLRGSIRVPAQADKAQIEAAALANEEAQKFILGATPKKVVVVPGRLVNIVV
- the lptE gene encoding LPS assembly lipoprotein LptE, translated to MRKRTLLSLMALAPVVSACGFRIRGVPDFPFSSIYLNAAPSSTFARDLQRNLATASDRLRVLRAPAKPEDAQVIWQLLGERRERIIVSKNAAGQVRDLQLRYRMTFRLYSPDGLEWTPPTELEQERDMSYDETLALAKDQEAEMIYQTMQSDLVQQVIRRLASAQPPKAE
- a CDS encoding DUF2157 domain-containing protein translates to MDPSLYKALAGLSAPRRAQLYGLATSAGEPPAVARALRWGLLLVAGLLLASGLIFWIAANWQAQTRMFKLGLIEAALALSIVAACLWPRARLAALLCAHLVLGGLLAFVGQTYQTGADAWQLFAVWAALSLIWTLLARSDLLWTLWMAVGALGLASWQGRIDGLDWWFSRPEPLAVVLPQMLLWLGLALVPWLVSCLPWLRSPQGLGRISHRLGLGLSLLVWCTYGVRHWLDGGQGQVFAMACALTAGIAFVSFKGRLQDFPSLCMATLAANALAMAAVLHLAEPQDIMGLILLCLLLGLGGLWGSVTGLMAVQRRMQVQAQAAVKTEAEVGA
- a CDS encoding mechanosensitive ion channel family protein: MTAFSFYTELQPWAQAALGLALLALLALALRLALQQVLFHFVRAWRNALPAMGWAQIIWHDHVLLRIAKIAPSLVVQLGIRWVEHLPPQATQTIGNIAAAFTIYHVVRVVAELLNEINAAHDRHDGPKATRTHSIKSYVQLGKLVAYIVGVLLVVATIMDRSPLLLLSGLGAASAILMLVFKDTIMSFVAGVLLSSNDMLRVGDWIEMPQVGADGFVVDIALHTVKVQNWDKTMTTIPTWRLMSDSYKNWRGMFESGGRRIRRALPIDAHSIHVLTDTERQRLAALPLLQAYWDSPLFGADPSQSSNLAAFKAYVQAYLVAHPGIHKAPNMFMLVRTMEPTPMGVPLELFCYTATTVWVEYEAIQGQIFDHLMSMLPLFGLCLYQRSSDYNQHYSSPP
- a CDS encoding GDYXXLXY domain-containing protein, which gives rise to MKFFSHTPSWWAAARAQGLVSDEAGDATYVPPDAEQPSLFVIALAMVGAAVCSALLIGLLFLGFDLWRLLENGSSAVVLGMVLMVGALVLIKSASEIFSLCLALVLLGAGLGIFLVGWVGWSRHALLELALAGAVVAGVQVLAASMTAALWMRQILGAVCGVALYTALVALMGERLLLAPLHPAAVLLALAWAAWVLCEPRWAARAQALGWAVFVDAVAVGLVAVLLGGGGHSLAWEMLRGMPELLGDWWLWSLASVVLTLLALAGLLWHWHQVGRLTPELAALLVIAGLGLAVCAWFSASVAVLAVIAAAAVAGARWRMLALCAVGALWLLGQFYYWIGWPLAYKGLVLALLGAGLLLGIGLVRVALRHRAVDTAAVPGKAAEAVQGGPLRQRHAVIGVLLGAALVFGLVNWDVARKEAVIAKGQPILVPLVPVDPRSIMQGDYMSLRFDLPYEVTQALDQQFAATAPVVASLDAQGQAQVLRLAQPGELAGAGEILLPLKRLKGQWVLVSDAYFFPEGQGERFEKARFGDFRVLPDGRALLVGLADDQGQPIAVETAK
- the holA gene encoding DNA polymerase III subunit delta: MQLALNQLGAHLQKGLRPLYTLHGDEPLQLQEAADAIRAAARASGHTERSVYTVAGAHFDWSAVLAAGGSLSLFADKQMVEIRIPSGKPGKDGSAAIQQLAAQAAQDENTLTILTLPRLDKQTKSGAWFGALEAQGITIQVDPIERNALPTWIAQRLALQGQRVVPGEEGQRTLQFFADRVEGNLLAAHQEIQKLGLLHPAGELGFAQVEQAVLNVARYDVFKLSEAVLSGQLARVLRMLDGLQAEGTAEVLVHWTLAEDIRSMKRVRDAMAAGQPLPMALRAQRIWGVKERLFERVLPRLTDAGAARLLHSAHVVDGIVKGLPAAGWPQNGWQALRKLATDVVQTLQSPPPRMTR